From the genome of Flavobacterium ovatum, one region includes:
- the bshC gene encoding bacillithiol biosynthesis cysteine-adding enzyme BshC translates to MPTDCISYQESGYFSPLMKDYLNQESNLQSLYNHFPVLENFEKQLVEKQASYDSNSRATLVSVLHQQYKKSTISSLTHQNIEALGTSNTFTVTTGHQLNLFSGPLYFLYKIISTINLTNELKANYPAYNFVPIYWMATEDHDFDEINYFNFKGKKFRWNTESTGPVGRLSTNGLDEFFEIFKLELGHTTNADKLKIYFQDAYLQHSNLADATRHLANALFGEYGLVIIDADNKDLKQLFTSFIKEELTQQTAHKAVSETIKKISDYNIQVNPREINLFYIEDNLRERIVFENGKYLVNNTTIEFSEKEILALVDANPEKFSPNVIMRPLYQEVILPNLCYIGGGGEIAYWLELKSFFDTVKVTFPMLLVRNSVLLATRKQVSKAEKLGLSWSDLFANQTYLENQLTQKLSSFSIDLTPQKEQLQKQFKALFEIALQTDKSFVGAVKAQETKQIKGLENLEKRLLKAQKRKLKDELERTTDLQNELFPNKSLQERQNNFSEFYLDQGQQLIPKLIDSLKPLEQQFNIVIL, encoded by the coding sequence ATGCCTACCGACTGTATTAGCTATCAAGAATCAGGATATTTCAGCCCTTTGATGAAAGATTATTTGAACCAGGAATCAAATCTTCAATCATTGTACAATCATTTTCCTGTTTTAGAAAATTTCGAGAAGCAACTAGTCGAAAAACAGGCTAGTTATGACTCAAATTCGAGAGCCACTTTAGTTTCCGTTTTACACCAACAATATAAAAAAAGTACTATTTCAAGCCTAACACATCAAAACATTGAAGCGTTAGGCACCTCCAATACATTCACTGTTACTACAGGACATCAACTCAATTTATTTAGTGGGCCATTATATTTTTTATACAAAATCATCTCGACCATTAATTTGACTAACGAATTAAAAGCCAACTATCCTGCTTACAACTTTGTTCCTATTTATTGGATGGCAACGGAAGATCATGATTTTGACGAAATCAACTATTTTAATTTTAAAGGAAAAAAGTTCCGCTGGAATACCGAAAGCACTGGACCCGTTGGAAGATTAAGTACGAATGGACTTGATGAGTTTTTTGAAATATTTAAACTAGAATTAGGACACACAACTAATGCCGACAAATTAAAAATATATTTCCAAGATGCTTATTTACAACATTCGAACTTAGCCGATGCCACAAGACATTTAGCCAATGCTTTATTTGGCGAATATGGTCTAGTTATTATTGATGCGGATAATAAAGATTTAAAGCAACTTTTTACTTCATTTATCAAAGAAGAACTAACGCAGCAAACTGCCCATAAAGCAGTTTCTGAAACGATAAAAAAAATAAGCGATTATAATATTCAGGTGAATCCTCGTGAAATTAATCTATTTTATATTGAAGACAATTTACGAGAACGCATCGTTTTCGAAAACGGAAAATACCTTGTTAACAATACCACTATTGAATTTTCAGAAAAAGAAATACTAGCTTTAGTCGATGCTAATCCAGAGAAATTCAGCCCTAATGTGATTATGCGTCCGCTGTATCAAGAAGTAATTTTACCTAATCTTTGTTATATTGGTGGTGGTGGTGAAATTGCGTATTGGCTTGAACTTAAATCTTTTTTTGACACTGTAAAAGTTACTTTTCCAATGTTATTAGTTCGTAATTCTGTACTATTAGCAACTAGAAAGCAAGTTTCCAAAGCCGAAAAACTAGGCCTTTCCTGGTCCGATCTATTTGCAAATCAAACTTATTTAGAAAATCAGCTTACGCAAAAGTTATCTTCATTTTCAATTGATTTAACCCCACAAAAAGAACAACTACAAAAACAATTCAAAGCGCTTTTTGAGATCGCTTTACAAACTGACAAATCTTTTGTAGGAGCTGTAAAAGCACAAGAAACCAAGCAAATAAAAGGACTAGAAAACCTTGAAAAACGTTTACTGAAAGCTCAAAAAAGAAAATTAAAAGACGAATTGGAACGAACAACAGATTTACAAAATGAATTATTTCCAAACAAAAGCTTACAAGAACGACAAAATAATTTTTCTGAATTTTACCTCGATCAAGGACAACAGTTGATTCCAAAATTAATAGACAGCTTAAAGCCTCTAGAGCAGCAATTCAATATCGTTATTTTATAA
- a CDS encoding nucleoside-diphosphate kinase has protein sequence MTTNRTFTMIKPDAVANGHIGNMLAMITNAGFKIVSLKLTQLTVADAQAFYAVHAERPFYGELVNFMSSGPIVAAILEKDNAVSDFRTLIGATNPAEAAEGTIRKAYATSLGENAIHGSDSDENAFIEGTFHFPGREIF, from the coding sequence ATGACTACTAACAGAACTTTCACCATGATCAAGCCAGATGCAGTGGCTAATGGTCATATCGGGAACATGCTCGCTATGATTACCAATGCAGGTTTCAAGATCGTATCTTTAAAACTAACACAACTTACTGTAGCAGATGCACAAGCATTTTATGCAGTTCACGCTGAAAGACCTTTTTACGGAGAGTTAGTTAACTTTATGTCTAGTGGCCCAATTGTAGCTGCAATTCTAGAAAAAGACAACGCTGTTTCAGATTTCAGAACTTTAATTGGAGCTACAAATCCTGCTGAAGCTGCCGAAGGAACCATCCGCAAAGCATATGCTACTTCACTAGGAGAAAATGCAATACATGGTTCTGACAGTGATGAAAATGCTTTTATCGAAGGTACTTTTCATTTTCCTGGAAGAGAAATTTTCTAG
- a CDS encoding DUF721 domain-containing protein — protein sequence MAKRLNNQSTVGDVLKQIIQGNKLQPGMDQVNVKEAWASLMGNGVNSYTQNVALKNSTLYVELTSSVLREELSLGKSKIIKMINEELGREVVTNVVLR from the coding sequence ATGGCGAAAAGATTAAATAATCAAAGTACGGTTGGGGATGTATTGAAGCAGATTATTCAAGGAAATAAGTTGCAGCCAGGGATGGACCAGGTTAATGTGAAAGAGGCTTGGGCGAGTTTGATGGGGAATGGTGTGAACAGTTATACGCAAAATGTAGCATTGAAAAACAGTACATTGTATGTTGAGCTTACTTCGTCAGTATTGAGGGAAGAATTGAGTCTTGGGAAATCTAAAATCATTAAAATGATTAATGAAGAACTGGGACGTGAAGTGGTTACTAATGTTGTGCTACGGTAG
- a CDS encoding lipocalin family protein, whose translation MKNVFKMALIALLIVGCKNKIEPADVAKLNGYWEIEKVDLPDGEDKNFKINESYDFFAMKNNEGIRKKVMPQLDGTFIVNDSYENVLVRFEDEKAYLDYSTDFAKWTEELITLTDDELVVKNEEKKEYHYKRTGPINLTGNGEKIK comes from the coding sequence ATGAAGAATGTTTTTAAAATGGCATTAATTGCCTTATTGATTGTGGGGTGCAAGAACAAGATTGAGCCTGCTGATGTGGCTAAATTAAACGGTTATTGGGAAATTGAAAAAGTGGATTTGCCAGATGGTGAGGATAAAAATTTCAAAATAAACGAAAGTTATGATTTTTTTGCAATGAAAAATAACGAAGGAATTCGTAAAAAAGTGATGCCACAATTGGACGGTACTTTTATTGTAAATGATAGCTATGAAAATGTGCTAGTGCGTTTTGAGGATGAAAAAGCATATTTGGACTATTCAACGGATTTTGCTAAATGGACTGAGGAGTTGATAACATTGACGGATGATGAGTTGGTGGTGAAGAATGAAGAGAAAAAAGAGTATCATTATAAAAGAACGGGACCGATAAACTTAACAGGAAATGGCGAAAAGATTAAATAA
- a CDS encoding serine hydrolase, with product MKTLQKSLIILLITILASCNKDDPKITEIIYFPPLIGNTWETKPITNLGWNPAAAKPLLDYLALKNSKSFIILVDGRIVMENYFNGHDASKGWYWASAGKTLTTTVTGIAEQEGSININNKVSDYLGTGWTSLPLIKENLITNKHLLTMTSGLDDTADCVMPNCLTYKADAGTRWAYHNVYVKLQDVVAKASKQTWSNYFNSKLRDKIGMEGTWFQVDNNSVYYSTTRSMARFGLLISNKGKWDHNQVLNENYCNSATNTSQNINLSYGYLWWLNGKSSYHLPQSQLQVPGSLIPSAPNDMYMALGKNDQKIYIIPSKKMVVIRMGDPADETNFALSDFDDALWKKINALYQ from the coding sequence ATGAAAACCTTACAAAAAAGTTTAATAATACTACTTATCACCATCCTAGCAAGTTGTAACAAAGACGATCCAAAAATCACCGAAATCATTTATTTTCCACCACTTATAGGAAACACTTGGGAAACAAAACCAATAACCAACTTAGGTTGGAACCCAGCAGCAGCAAAACCATTATTAGATTATTTAGCCCTCAAAAACTCCAAATCCTTTATTATTCTGGTCGATGGGCGTATTGTAATGGAAAATTATTTCAACGGACATGATGCCTCAAAAGGTTGGTATTGGGCAAGCGCCGGAAAAACCTTAACCACAACAGTTACTGGAATTGCAGAACAAGAAGGCTCAATAAACATCAACAATAAAGTATCTGATTATTTAGGAACAGGATGGACCAGTTTACCACTTATTAAAGAAAACCTCATTACCAACAAACACCTACTTACCATGACATCAGGATTAGATGATACTGCTGATTGCGTCATGCCAAATTGCCTAACCTACAAAGCCGATGCTGGAACTAGATGGGCGTATCATAATGTGTATGTAAAATTACAAGATGTAGTAGCTAAAGCCAGTAAACAAACATGGAGCAACTATTTCAACAGCAAACTAAGAGACAAAATAGGAATGGAAGGCACTTGGTTCCAAGTTGACAATAATTCTGTTTATTACAGTACTACTAGAAGCATGGCGCGTTTTGGCTTGCTTATTTCTAACAAAGGAAAATGGGATCACAATCAAGTTCTCAATGAAAACTACTGCAATAGCGCCACCAATACTTCGCAAAACATCAACCTTAGTTACGGATATTTGTGGTGGCTTAATGGTAAAAGCAGTTATCATTTGCCACAATCACAATTACAAGTCCCCGGAAGTCTTATTCCTTCTGCCCCAAATGATATGTATATGGCATTGGGCAAAAATGACCAAAAAATTTACATTATTCCAAGCAAGAAAATGGTCGTAATCCGTATGGGAGATCCAGCTGATGAAACTAATTTCGCTCTATCTGATTTTGACGATGCACTTTGGAAAAAGATTAATGCTTTGTACCAATAA
- the ftsY gene encoding signal recognition particle-docking protein FtsY, translating to MSFFKKIFSSDKKEQSLTEQEKGVLDKGLEKSKASFFTKLTKAVAGKAKVDDDVLDNLEEILVSSDVGVNTTLKIITRIEKRVAEDKYLGTDELNRILQEEIAGLLSETNSGEATEFVVPVQAKPYVLMVVGVNGVGKTTTIGKLAYQFKKAGYNVVLGAADTFRAAAIDQLQIWADRVGVPIVRQDMGSDPASVAFDTLQSAVAQNADIVIIDTAGRLHNKVNLMNELSKVKRVMQKVVADAPHDVLLVLDGSTGQNAFEQAKQFTAATEVTSLAVTKLDGTAKGGVVIGISDQFQIPVKYIGVGEGIEDLQVFNKYEFVDSFFK from the coding sequence ATGAGTTTTTTTAAAAAAATATTTTCATCTGACAAAAAAGAACAGAGTCTTACCGAGCAAGAAAAAGGGGTGTTAGACAAAGGCTTAGAAAAGTCAAAAGCATCTTTTTTTACAAAGTTGACCAAAGCTGTTGCGGGTAAAGCAAAAGTGGATGATGATGTATTGGATAATTTAGAAGAAATTTTAGTTTCTTCGGATGTGGGAGTTAATACTACTTTGAAAATTATTACTCGAATTGAAAAGCGAGTAGCAGAAGATAAATATTTAGGAACGGATGAATTGAACCGCATTTTACAAGAAGAAATTGCAGGTTTGTTGTCTGAAACTAATTCTGGTGAAGCAACAGAGTTTGTGGTTCCTGTTCAAGCCAAGCCTTATGTTTTGATGGTGGTAGGAGTGAATGGAGTAGGTAAAACTACAACGATAGGTAAATTAGCGTATCAATTTAAGAAAGCAGGATACAATGTGGTTTTAGGAGCTGCAGATACTTTTAGAGCAGCTGCTATTGACCAATTGCAAATTTGGGCGGATAGAGTGGGAGTTCCCATTGTACGTCAAGATATGGGGAGTGATCCAGCCTCAGTAGCTTTTGATACTTTACAATCTGCAGTAGCTCAAAATGCTGATATAGTTATTATTGATACAGCCGGACGTTTGCATAATAAAGTGAATTTAATGAACGAGCTTTCTAAAGTAAAACGTGTAATGCAAAAAGTGGTTGCTGATGCACCTCATGATGTATTATTAGTTTTGGATGGTTCAACTGGTCAAAATGCTTTTGAGCAAGCCAAACAGTTTACAGCAGCTACTGAAGTAACTTCGCTTGCGGTAACCAAACTTGATGGAACTGCCAAAGGTGGCGTTGTGATAGGTATCTCAGACCAGTTCCAGATTCCAGTTAAGTATATTGGGGTAGGTGAAGGTATCGAAGATTTACAAGTCTTTAATAAGTATGAATTTGTAGATAGTTTCTTTAAATAA
- a CDS encoding DUF4295 domain-containing protein, whose amino-acid sequence MAKKTVASLQTASKRLSKAIKMVKSPKTGAYTFVETILAPELVDEFLKKK is encoded by the coding sequence ATGGCAAAGAAAACAGTAGCATCATTGCAAACAGCTTCTAAGAGATTATCAAAAGCCATCAAAATGGTGAAATCTCCAAAAACTGGCGCTTATACTTTCGTAGAAACTATTTTAGCTCCTGAGTTAGTTGATGAATTCTTGAAAAAGAAGTAA
- the rpmG gene encoding 50S ribosomal protein L33, producing the protein MAKKGNRIQVILECTEHKTTGVAGTSRYITTKNKKNTPDRLEIKKFNPVLKRVTVHKEIK; encoded by the coding sequence ATGGCAAAGAAAGGTAATAGAATTCAAGTGATATTAGAGTGTACTGAGCACAAAACAACAGGTGTTGCAGGAACTTCAAGATATATTACAACTAAGAACAAAAAAAATACTCCAGACAGATTAGAGATTAAGAAATTTAATCCAGTTTTGAAAAGAGTAACTGTTCACAAAGAAATTAAGTAA
- the rpmB gene encoding 50S ribosomal protein L28: MSRVCDLTGKRAMVGNNVSHAMNKTKRKFSVNLVKKRFYLPEEDRWITLRVAASTVKTINKNGISAVLKKAQAQGFIK, encoded by the coding sequence ATGTCAAGAGTTTGTGACCTTACAGGTAAAAGAGCGATGGTAGGAAATAACGTTTCTCACGCTATGAATAAAACTAAGAGAAAATTTTCTGTAAACTTAGTTAAGAAGCGTTTTTATCTTCCAGAAGAAGATAGATGGATTACTCTTAGAGTAGCAGCATCTACGGTAAAAACAATTAATAAAAATGGAATTTCTGCTGTTTTGAAAAAAGCACAGGCACAAGGATTTATCAAATAA
- a CDS encoding CinA family nicotinamide mononucleotide deamidase-related protein has protein sequence MKATIVTIGDEILIGQIVDTNSAFISKSLDRIGVETHEMLSISDDKQHILDTFKKLQNKVDLVIVTGGLGPTKDDVTKKTFCDYFDDELVVDATVLAHVTELIEGFYKRAITQINKDQALVPSRCIVLHNQVGTAPGMWMKKENTVFVSLPGVPYEMKYLVENEIIPKVVKEYKRPYILHKTILTYGQGESMVAERLEEWEDNLPEFVKLAYLPSPGRVRLRLTARGIDKGKLEKEIANQVVLLKAIINDIIVGYEEDETIEVIVGRLLEKQNATIATAESCTGGSIASLLTSVAGASNYFKGSVVSYATLAKIEVLSIPNALIEEFSVVSAEVASAMALNVKKLMKTDYAIATTGNAGPTKGEGDAEIGSVFIALATPNEVIVEEFNFGQPREKVIDRAVYKSLEILQKEIMKFV, from the coding sequence ATGAAAGCGACTATAGTTACTATTGGAGATGAAATTTTAATTGGTCAAATTGTGGATACAAATTCGGCGTTTATCTCTAAATCTTTGGATAGGATAGGAGTTGAGACGCACGAAATGTTGTCTATAAGTGATGATAAACAACACATTTTGGATACGTTCAAAAAGCTTCAAAACAAGGTTGATTTGGTTATTGTAACGGGGGGTTTAGGGCCTACAAAAGATGATGTAACTAAAAAGACATTTTGTGATTATTTTGATGATGAATTGGTGGTGGATGCTACTGTTCTGGCTCATGTAACGGAATTGATTGAAGGTTTTTATAAGCGAGCTATAACACAGATAAATAAAGATCAAGCCTTGGTTCCTTCTCGTTGTATAGTACTTCATAATCAAGTAGGTACGGCTCCAGGGATGTGGATGAAAAAAGAAAATACTGTTTTTGTTTCCTTGCCAGGAGTGCCCTATGAAATGAAGTATTTGGTAGAAAACGAAATCATCCCAAAAGTTGTTAAAGAGTATAAACGTCCGTATATTTTACATAAAACAATACTTACATACGGACAAGGAGAAAGTATGGTGGCAGAACGTCTTGAGGAATGGGAAGATAATTTGCCAGAATTTGTGAAATTGGCGTATTTACCAAGTCCGGGAAGAGTACGTTTGCGATTGACTGCTAGAGGTATTGATAAAGGAAAATTAGAAAAAGAGATTGCAAATCAAGTAGTATTGTTGAAGGCAATTATCAATGATATTATCGTTGGTTATGAGGAAGATGAAACTATTGAGGTAATTGTAGGGAGACTGTTGGAAAAACAAAATGCTACAATTGCTACAGCCGAAAGTTGTACAGGAGGCTCTATTGCTTCTTTGTTAACGTCAGTTGCGGGTGCTTCAAATTATTTTAAAGGAAGTGTAGTTTCTTATGCAACACTAGCCAAAATAGAGGTATTGTCGATTCCAAACGCCTTAATCGAGGAGTTTTCGGTGGTGAGTGCCGAGGTTGCTTCTGCAATGGCTTTGAACGTGAAAAAGTTAATGAAAACTGATTATGCGATAGCGACAACTGGGAACGCTGGACCAACAAAAGGCGAGGGTGATGCTGAAATTGGATCCGTTTTTATTGCTTTGGCAACTCCTAATGAAGTCATTGTTGAAGAGTTTAATTTTGGTCAACCCCGTGAGAAAGTGATAGATAGAGCTGTATATAAAAGTTTAGAGATATTGCAAAAAGAAATTATGAAATTTGTGTAG
- a CDS encoding Hpt domain-containing protein codes for MALHYNLSKVYELSDNDQDFVNDVLTLFVSEVPEDLSQIKEGIKKKDHKHAYAYAHKIKPTLDLLGLNVAFEEILQIEAWTKTEGKKKDIIDTFKSVRKQVEDAIKEINKDFDLS; via the coding sequence ATGGCACTACATTACAACCTTTCCAAAGTTTACGAACTTTCAGATAACGATCAAGATTTTGTGAACGATGTGTTGACATTGTTTGTGAGCGAAGTTCCTGAGGATTTATCCCAAATTAAAGAAGGAATAAAAAAGAAAGATCATAAGCATGCGTATGCTTATGCGCATAAAATCAAGCCAACCTTAGATTTACTAGGTTTAAATGTAGCATTTGAGGAAATTCTTCAGATCGAAGCATGGACCAAAACGGAAGGAAAGAAAAAAGATATTATTGATACTTTTAAAAGCGTTAGAAAACAAGTGGAAGACGCTATTAAGGAAATTAATAAAGATTTTGATTTGTCATAA
- a CDS encoding fumarylacetoacetate hydrolase family protein, whose protein sequence is MKIICIGRNYAKHIEELQNERPSEPVIFMKPDSAVLLKQHPFVLPEFSEEIHHEVELIVKINKVGKYIDAKFAHKYYDEISVGIDFTARDLQSKLKEKGLPWEIAKAFDGSAVIGEFLPKSKFSSLENITFELTNNNSSVQKGNSAFMLWKIDEIIAYVSQFFTLKIGDIIFTGTPEGVAAVKSEDILEGFLEGQKLFRIQVK, encoded by the coding sequence ATGAAGATAATCTGTATTGGCCGTAATTATGCCAAACACATTGAGGAGTTGCAAAATGAACGACCGTCAGAGCCGGTGATTTTTATGAAACCAGATTCAGCAGTTTTGTTAAAGCAACATCCTTTTGTGCTTCCAGAGTTTTCTGAAGAAATTCACCATGAAGTAGAGTTAATTGTAAAGATTAATAAAGTAGGGAAATATATAGACGCCAAGTTTGCGCATAAGTATTATGACGAAATTAGTGTAGGTATAGATTTTACGGCTAGAGATTTACAATCTAAATTAAAAGAAAAAGGATTGCCTTGGGAGATTGCCAAGGCATTTGACGGTTCTGCAGTCATTGGAGAATTTTTACCCAAAAGTAAATTTAGTTCACTAGAAAATATTACATTTGAATTAACTAACAATAATAGTTCAGTTCAAAAAGGGAATTCGGCTTTTATGTTGTGGAAAATTGATGAAATCATTGCTTATGTATCACAATTTTTCACTTTAAAAATAGGAGATATTATTTTTACAGGAACTCCAGAAGGAGTAGCGGCTGTGAAGTCAGAAGATATATTAGAAGGATTTTTAGAAGGACAGAAACTATTTAGAATACAAGTAAAATAA
- a CDS encoding 3'-5' exonuclease, giving the protein MELKLNRPICFFDLETTGIDIGKDRIVEISIFKVFPNGNKESKTWLVNPTIPIPAETTAVHGITDEKVANEPTFNELALQVYTMIKDSDLGGFNSDRFDIPLLAEELLRAGVDFDMKNRVSVDVQTIFHKKEERTLSAAYKFYCGQSLENAHSAEADTMATYEILKAQLERYEDLENDIKSLSEFSTRKKIADFAGMIAFDKDGEEVFSFGKHKGVKVDKILETEPGYFSWIQNADFPLYTKKVLTAIKLRKLNTK; this is encoded by the coding sequence ATGGAATTAAAACTCAATAGACCAATTTGCTTTTTCGACCTTGAAACTACAGGAATAGATATAGGAAAAGATAGAATAGTAGAAATTTCAATTTTTAAAGTATTTCCAAACGGAAATAAAGAAAGTAAAACTTGGTTGGTTAATCCAACTATTCCAATTCCCGCTGAAACAACAGCAGTTCATGGAATTACAGATGAGAAGGTAGCGAACGAACCTACTTTCAACGAGCTAGCATTGCAAGTTTATACAATGATAAAGGACAGCGATTTGGGTGGATTTAATTCCGACCGTTTTGATATTCCTTTATTAGCCGAAGAGTTGTTACGAGCTGGAGTTGACTTTGATATGAAAAACCGAGTGTCAGTAGATGTTCAAACTATTTTTCATAAAAAAGAGGAACGTACGTTGAGTGCTGCGTACAAATTTTATTGTGGTCAAAGTCTAGAAAATGCCCATTCGGCAGAAGCAGACACGATGGCAACTTACGAAATACTAAAAGCACAACTAGAGCGTTACGAGGATTTAGAGAACGATATCAAATCATTATCTGAGTTTTCAACTAGAAAGAAAATAGCCGATTTTGCTGGAATGATTGCTTTCGATAAAGACGGTGAAGAGGTTTTTTCTTTTGGAAAACATAAAGGAGTAAAAGTTGATAAAATTTTAGAAACAGAACCTGGTTATTTTAGTTGGATTCAGAACGCTGATTTTCCTTTATATACCAAGAAAGTTTTGACAGCAATTAAGCTTAGGAAGTTAAATACTAAATAA
- a CDS encoding dihydrolipoamide acetyltransferase family protein, with protein MARFELKLPRMGESVAEATITNWLKSVGDTINADDVIVEVATDKVDNEVPSEVSGVLVEQLFSKDDLVQVGQTIAIIETSDVTDVKEEEIIDSEVIDQIAKAVEVAKEMVAAPVDFSSSDKFYSPLVKNIASTEGVSLQELDLIVGTGKDNRVTKDDILTYVQNRSSNGVMPVAATVISKAAPIATPIITPQIVPVSINGGDEIVEMDRMRKLISGYMKASIQTSVHVQSFIEVDVTNIVKWRDQHKTEFERREGAKLTFTPIFMEAVAKALKDYPGMNISIDGDYIIKKKNINLGMAAALPNGNLIVPVIKNADQLNLVGMAKAVNDLGNRAKQGKLKPDDTKGGTYTVTNVGSFGSIFGTPIINQPEVGILALGAIRKVPAVIETPEGDFIGIRQKMFLTHSYDHRIIDGALGGMFVKRVAEYLESFDVSRDF; from the coding sequence ATGGCAAGATTTGAATTAAAACTTCCAAGAATGGGAGAAAGCGTCGCAGAAGCAACTATTACAAACTGGTTAAAATCCGTTGGTGATACTATCAATGCTGATGATGTCATAGTTGAAGTTGCGACAGACAAAGTAGATAATGAAGTTCCTAGTGAAGTATCTGGAGTTTTGGTAGAACAACTTTTTTCTAAAGACGATTTGGTGCAAGTAGGTCAAACTATTGCAATCATTGAGACTAGTGATGTTACAGATGTCAAAGAGGAAGAAATTATTGATTCTGAAGTTATTGATCAGATAGCCAAGGCAGTGGAAGTAGCCAAAGAGATGGTTGCTGCTCCAGTTGATTTTTCTAGCTCGGATAAATTTTATTCTCCATTAGTAAAAAATATAGCCTCTACTGAAGGGGTTTCTCTTCAGGAATTGGATTTAATAGTAGGAACAGGAAAAGACAATCGTGTTACTAAAGATGATATTTTGACCTATGTTCAAAATCGTAGTTCCAATGGTGTAATGCCAGTGGCAGCAACTGTAATTTCAAAAGCCGCTCCAATTGCAACTCCTATAATCACACCTCAAATAGTTCCCGTTTCCATTAATGGAGGCGATGAAATAGTAGAGATGGACAGAATGCGCAAATTGATTTCGGGTTATATGAAAGCTTCTATCCAAACGTCTGTTCACGTACAGTCCTTCATTGAGGTGGATGTAACCAATATTGTAAAATGGCGTGACCAACATAAAACGGAATTTGAAAGAAGAGAAGGTGCGAAATTAACTTTTACCCCTATTTTTATGGAGGCGGTTGCCAAAGCATTGAAAGATTATCCAGGGATGAATATTTCAATTGATGGTGATTATATCATTAAAAAGAAAAATATCAACTTAGGTATGGCAGCAGCTTTGCCAAATGGAAATTTAATTGTGCCTGTGATTAAAAACGCAGACCAATTGAACTTAGTTGGTATGGCCAAAGCGGTAAACGATTTAGGAAACCGTGCAAAACAAGGTAAACTAAAGCCAGATGATACTAAAGGTGGAACTTACACAGTGACGAACGTAGGTTCATTTGGAAGTATTTTTGGTACTCCAATTATCAACCAACCCGAAGTAGGGATTTTAGCTCTTGGTGCGATTCGTAAAGTACCTGCGGTTATTGAAACTCCCGAAGGTGACTTTATCGGCATTCGACAAAAAATGTTCTTGACCCACAGTTATGACCATCGTATTATTGACGGTGCACTGGGCGGAATGTTCGTCAAAAGAGTGGCTGAATATCTAGAGTCTTTTGATGTGAGTAGAGATTTTTAA